In a single window of the Nocardioides sp. L-11A genome:
- the miaA gene encoding tRNA (adenosine(37)-N6)-dimethylallyltransferase MiaA yields MPSSPTTPPIVAIVGPTASGKTALSLDLAEALRGEIVNTDAMQVYRGMDIGTAKLPLAERRGIPHHLLDTLEVRDPATVAEFQGWARAVIADLRARGATPVLVGGSALYTRAILDRFDFPGTDPAVRVRLEEELAETGSAALHARLRALDPAAAERIETENGRRIVRALEVIEITGAPFSANLPVQEYVEPHTVQLGVAIDREVLETRIEARVRQMFDDGLLAEVSRLLEEGLAEGRTAALAIGYRQAIAVLAGELSTDEAIERTVVATRQFARRQLAWWRNDPRITWLEYDDPDRVTRALSVVRTVGVSA; encoded by the coding sequence ATGCCGTCGAGCCCGACCACGCCGCCGATCGTGGCCATCGTCGGTCCGACCGCGAGCGGCAAGACCGCCCTCTCGCTCGACCTCGCCGAGGCCCTCCGGGGCGAGATCGTCAACACCGACGCGATGCAGGTCTACCGCGGCATGGACATCGGGACGGCGAAGCTGCCGCTCGCCGAGCGTCGCGGGATCCCGCACCACCTGCTCGACACCCTCGAGGTCCGGGACCCGGCCACGGTCGCGGAGTTCCAGGGCTGGGCGCGCGCCGTGATCGCGGACCTGCGTGCCCGCGGTGCGACGCCCGTGCTGGTGGGTGGGTCCGCGCTCTACACGCGGGCGATCCTCGACCGGTTCGACTTCCCCGGCACCGACCCCGCCGTCCGCGTGCGGCTGGAGGAGGAGCTCGCCGAGACGGGCAGTGCCGCCCTCCACGCGCGGCTGCGCGCGCTCGACCCCGCGGCGGCGGAGCGGATCGAGACCGAGAACGGCCGCCGGATCGTCCGCGCGCTGGAGGTCATCGAGATCACCGGCGCCCCGTTCAGCGCGAACCTCCCCGTCCAGGAGTACGTCGAGCCGCACACCGTCCAGCTCGGCGTCGCCATCGACCGCGAGGTGCTGGAGACCCGGATCGAGGCCCGCGTCCGGCAGATGTTCGACGACGGCCTGCTCGCCGAGGTCTCCCGCCTGCTCGAGGAGGGCCTGGCCGAGGGGCGCACCGCCGCGCTCGCCATCGGCTACCGCCAGGCGATCGCCGTCCTGGCCGGTGAGCTGAGCACCGACGAGGCGATCGAACGGACCGTCGTCGCCACCCGGCAGTTCGCCCGTCGGCAGCTGGCCTGGTGGCGCAACGATCCCCGGATCACCTGGCTGGAGTACGACGACCCGGACCGGGTGACGAGGGCGCTGTCGGTGGTCCGGACGGTGGGTGTGTCGGCGTAG
- a CDS encoding NAD(P)/FAD-dependent oxidoreductase, whose product MSTAVVVGSGPNGLAAAIQLARAGLAVTVVEAHARPGGGTRTSELTLPGLLHDDCAAFHPTGVASPFFRSLGLERHGLRWRWPEVELAHPLDDGRAGIATRDLTASAAALGVDAAAWRRMFGPAVRNFDDLIAEVFQPVVHVPRHPVTLGRFGVKALLPATVLGRRFRDEPARALFTGVAAHKFGRLDRPLSASVGLMLAAAAHAVGWPVAEGGTESITRALLAELASYGGAVVTGVRVTSLDQLRDLAGTAPDVVILDTAPAGVLEIVGERLPTRVRRSLTRYSYGPSAFKVDLAIEGDIPWTNPDCGRAGTLHLGGGAAEIAAVEAATVRGEMPERPFVLLGQQYLCDPSRSATGVNPIYAYAHVPHGYAGDATDAILGQIERFAPGFRDRVLAVSTRGAAEWEAYNPNYVGGDISAGANTARQIVFRPRPALNPYALGVPGVYLCSSATPPGAGVHGMGGFHAAQAALARLR is encoded by the coding sequence GTGAGCACCGCCGTCGTCGTGGGCAGCGGCCCCAACGGCCTGGCCGCAGCGATCCAACTGGCCCGCGCCGGGCTGGCCGTCACCGTCGTGGAGGCGCACGCCCGCCCGGGCGGCGGGACCCGGACCAGCGAGCTCACCCTGCCGGGCCTGCTGCACGACGACTGCGCCGCGTTCCACCCGACCGGGGTCGCGTCCCCGTTCTTCCGGTCGCTGGGCCTGGAGCGGCACGGGTTGCGCTGGCGATGGCCCGAGGTCGAGCTGGCCCACCCGCTCGACGACGGCCGGGCCGGCATCGCGACCCGCGACCTCACCGCGTCGGCCGCCGCGCTCGGTGTCGACGCGGCCGCGTGGAGGCGGATGTTCGGCCCGGCGGTGCGCAACTTCGACGACCTGATCGCCGAGGTGTTCCAGCCGGTCGTGCACGTCCCGCGGCACCCGGTCACCCTCGGCCGGTTCGGGGTGAAGGCACTGCTGCCCGCGACCGTGCTCGGCCGCCGGTTCCGCGACGAACCGGCCCGGGCGCTGTTCACCGGCGTCGCCGCGCACAAGTTCGGACGCCTCGACCGGCCGCTCAGCGCCTCGGTCGGGCTGATGCTCGCCGCGGCCGCGCACGCCGTCGGCTGGCCGGTGGCCGAGGGCGGCACGGAGTCGATCACCCGGGCGCTGCTGGCCGAGCTGGCGTCGTACGGCGGGGCGGTGGTCACGGGCGTCCGGGTCACCTCGCTGGACCAGCTGCGCGACCTGGCCGGGACCGCTCCCGACGTGGTCATCCTCGACACCGCGCCGGCGGGCGTCCTGGAGATCGTGGGCGAGCGGCTGCCCACCCGCGTACGCCGGTCGCTGACGCGCTACTCCTACGGGCCGTCCGCCTTCAAGGTCGACCTCGCGATCGAGGGCGACATCCCCTGGACCAACCCGGACTGCGGTCGCGCCGGCACCCTCCACCTCGGCGGCGGCGCCGCCGAGATCGCCGCCGTGGAGGCGGCCACCGTGCGTGGCGAGATGCCGGAGCGGCCGTTCGTGCTGCTCGGTCAGCAGTACCTCTGCGACCCGTCCCGCTCCGCCACCGGTGTGAACCCGATCTACGCCTACGCGCACGTCCCCCACGGGTACGCCGGCGACGCCACCGACGCGATCCTCGGCCAGATCGAGCGGTTCGCGCCCGGCTTCCGCGACCGGGTGCTCGCGGTGTCGACCCGCGGCGCTGCGGAGTGGGAGGCCTACAACCCCAACTACGTCGGCGGCGACATCAGTGCCGGCGCCAACACCGCCCGGCAGATCGTGTTCCGGCCGCGCCCCGCGCTGAATCCCTATGCTCTCGGAGTCCCGGGCGTCTACCTCTGCTCGTCCGCCACCCCACCGGGTGCGGGGGTCCACGGCATGGGCGGGTTCCACGCGGCGCAGGCAGCGCTCGCCCGGCTGCGCTGA
- a CDS encoding helix-turn-helix domain-containing protein, translated as MSDPETEIQGIAALLAERQIELTAELVGAFRDRIPELPTDPALVELLVGSSGANLETFVHLMRGHIQVRDVHAPTAAVEYARRLAQRGTPPSALLRAYRIGQQLILQWAHAEITRGIEDPTLALRTAQLLTDTSFLYIDAVSEDVVQAYQEERERWLANRSAVQRETVDALLRGDRLDLAAAEVALGYRLRQHHLGLVLWTAPGADDLADLTAVERTVARIAERIDAAGQPLFVPRDRETAWAWLPIGRRGEVDPAAVDEALAAGEGQVHVAVGSTGAGEPGFRTTHEGAAAAHAVAQLGQHPAGRAVSHADPTVRAAALLARDLPATRRLVLGALGDLAEDSDGAARLRETLLAFVEERESYVATAARVHLHKNTVKYRVDRAVEARGKPLGEERLDLELALIACRWLGPEVLVRPAG; from the coding sequence GTGTCAGACCCGGAGACCGAGATCCAGGGGATCGCGGCGCTGCTCGCCGAGCGCCAGATCGAGCTGACCGCCGAGCTGGTCGGCGCCTTCCGTGACCGGATTCCGGAGCTGCCGACCGACCCGGCACTGGTCGAGCTACTCGTCGGCAGCTCGGGCGCCAATCTCGAGACCTTCGTCCACCTGATGCGCGGACACATCCAGGTCAGGGACGTCCACGCGCCCACCGCGGCCGTGGAGTACGCCCGCCGCCTGGCGCAGCGAGGTACGCCGCCCAGTGCGCTGCTCCGCGCGTACCGGATCGGCCAGCAGCTGATCCTGCAGTGGGCACACGCCGAGATCACCCGCGGCATCGAGGACCCGACCCTCGCACTGCGGACCGCACAGCTGCTGACCGACACCTCCTTCCTCTACATCGACGCCGTGTCCGAGGACGTCGTGCAGGCCTACCAGGAGGAGCGCGAGCGCTGGCTGGCCAACCGCAGCGCCGTCCAGCGCGAGACCGTCGACGCGCTCCTGCGCGGCGACCGACTCGACCTCGCCGCGGCCGAGGTCGCGCTCGGGTACCGGCTGCGCCAGCACCATCTCGGCCTGGTGCTGTGGACCGCCCCCGGCGCCGACGACCTCGCGGATCTCACCGCCGTCGAGCGGACCGTCGCCCGGATCGCCGAGCGCATCGACGCCGCCGGCCAGCCGCTCTTCGTCCCCCGCGACCGCGAGACCGCCTGGGCCTGGCTCCCGATCGGTCGACGTGGCGAGGTCGACCCGGCCGCCGTCGACGAGGCCCTCGCCGCCGGCGAGGGCCAGGTACACGTCGCGGTCGGGTCCACCGGCGCCGGCGAGCCGGGTTTCCGGACCACCCACGAGGGCGCCGCCGCTGCCCACGCGGTCGCCCAGCTCGGCCAGCACCCCGCCGGCCGGGCGGTGAGCCACGCCGACCCGACCGTGCGCGCCGCCGCCCTGCTCGCCCGCGACCTGCCCGCCACCCGGCGCCTGGTCCTCGGCGCTCTCGGTGACCTCGCCGAGGACTCCGACGGTGCCGCCCGCCTGCGGGAGACGCTGCTTGCGTTCGTCGAGGAGCGGGAGAGCTATGTCGCCACCGCCGCCCGGGTGCACCTGCACAAGAACACCGTGAAGTACCGCGTGGACCGCGCCGTCGAGGCCCGCGGCAAGCCGCTCGGCGAGGAGCGACTCGATCTCGAGCTCGCGCTGATCGCCTGCCGCTGGCTCGGCCCCGAGGTGCTGGTCCGGCCGGCCGGCTGA
- a CDS encoding antitoxin codes for MGFLDRLKGAKHTVADKVGEAVDKHGDKIESGLDKAAGFVDDKTGGKYRDKIENATDKAKDALGKLDGDDTPPTP; via the coding sequence ATGGGATTCCTGGACAGGCTGAAGGGCGCCAAGCACACCGTCGCCGACAAGGTCGGCGAGGCGGTCGACAAGCACGGCGACAAGATCGAGTCGGGCCTGGACAAGGCGGCCGGCTTCGTCGACGACAAGACGGGCGGCAAGTACCGCGACAAGATCGAGAACGCGACCGACAAGGCCAAGGACGCGCTCGGCAAGCTGGACGGCGACGACACCCCGCCGACTCCCTGA
- a CDS encoding NUDIX domain-containing protein, whose amino-acid sequence MTGKTRFAVVPASYVFLLRETGRDGTEVLLQLRRDTGYMDGHWAAAAAGHVERGETAEAAARREALEEIAVEDLDLAFATAMQRTAHDLPIDERIDFFFTARSWSGEPRIVEPAKCADLRWFPLAGLPSPVVPHEAVVLAGLLRGDLAALTHHGF is encoded by the coding sequence GTGACCGGGAAGACCCGCTTCGCGGTGGTCCCCGCCTCCTACGTCTTCCTGCTGCGAGAGACGGGGCGCGACGGCACCGAGGTGCTCCTGCAGCTACGCCGCGACACCGGCTACATGGACGGCCACTGGGCCGCCGCCGCCGCGGGCCACGTCGAGCGCGGCGAGACCGCCGAGGCCGCCGCCCGCCGGGAGGCGCTCGAGGAGATCGCGGTGGAGGATCTCGACCTCGCCTTCGCCACCGCCATGCAGCGCACCGCCCACGACCTGCCGATCGACGAGCGGATCGACTTCTTCTTCACGGCCCGCTCCTGGTCCGGTGAGCCGCGGATCGTGGAACCGGCGAAATGCGCGGACCTGCGCTGGTTCCCGCTGGCCGGACTGCCCTCCCCGGTGGTGCCGCACGAGGCGGTCGTCCTCGCCGGGCTGCTCCGCGGCGACCTGGCCGCGCTGACCCACCACGGGTTCTGA
- the miaB gene encoding tRNA (N6-isopentenyl adenosine(37)-C2)-methylthiotransferase MiaB, translating to MSTLQEQPRTYEVRTYGCQMNVHDSERLSGLLEDAGYLPFDPDKDAADGQAECADIVVFNTCAVRENADNRLYGNLGHLAPVKAKRPGMQIAVGGCMAQKDRDTVVKRAPWVDVVFGTHNIGSLPALLDRARSQQEAQVEILESLDVFPSTLPTKRESAYAAWVSVSVGCNNTCTFCIVPSLRGKEKDRRPGEILAEIEALVAEGVSEITLLGQNVNAYGVEFGDRQAFSKLLRACGEIEGLERVRFTSPHPAEFTDDVIEAMAETPNVMPSLHMPLQSGSSKVLKDMRRSYRQDRFLGIIERVRAALPDAAITTDIIVGFPGETEEDFQETLKVVREARFSGAFTFQYSKRPGTPAATLPDQVDQAEVTDRYNRLVELVNEITWDENKRLVGRELELMVAEGEGRKDAETRRLSGRAPDNRLVHFEADFSQVDGEPRPGDMVTVAVTYAAPHHLVADGPVRALRRTRSGDAWERRTAEPVAPQGVGLGMPSIGAPAPLPDAPVCG from the coding sequence ATGAGCACCCTGCAGGAGCAGCCGCGGACCTACGAGGTCCGCACCTACGGCTGCCAGATGAACGTCCACGACTCCGAGCGCCTGTCCGGCCTGCTCGAGGACGCCGGCTACCTCCCGTTCGACCCCGACAAGGACGCGGCGGACGGGCAGGCCGAGTGTGCCGACATCGTCGTCTTCAACACCTGCGCCGTGCGGGAGAACGCCGACAACCGGCTCTACGGCAACCTCGGTCATCTTGCGCCGGTCAAGGCGAAGCGGCCCGGGATGCAGATCGCGGTGGGCGGCTGCATGGCGCAGAAGGACCGCGACACCGTCGTCAAGCGGGCGCCGTGGGTCGATGTCGTCTTCGGCACCCACAACATCGGCTCCCTGCCGGCGCTCCTCGATCGCGCGCGCAGCCAGCAGGAGGCGCAGGTCGAGATCCTCGAGTCGCTCGACGTCTTCCCTTCGACGCTGCCGACCAAGCGCGAGTCGGCGTACGCCGCCTGGGTGTCGGTGAGCGTCGGCTGCAACAACACCTGCACCTTCTGCATCGTGCCCAGCCTGCGCGGCAAGGAGAAGGACCGTCGGCCCGGCGAGATCCTCGCCGAGATCGAGGCGCTGGTCGCCGAGGGCGTCTCCGAGATCACGCTGCTGGGCCAGAACGTCAACGCCTACGGCGTGGAGTTCGGCGACCGCCAGGCGTTCTCCAAGCTGCTGCGGGCCTGCGGCGAGATCGAGGGCCTGGAGCGGGTCCGGTTCACCAGCCCCCACCCGGCCGAGTTCACCGACGACGTCATCGAGGCGATGGCCGAGACGCCCAACGTGATGCCGAGCCTGCACATGCCGTTGCAGTCCGGCTCGTCGAAGGTCCTCAAGGACATGCGCCGGTCCTACCGGCAGGACAGGTTCCTCGGCATCATCGAGCGGGTCCGCGCCGCGCTGCCCGACGCCGCGATCACCACCGACATCATCGTCGGGTTCCCCGGTGAGACCGAGGAGGACTTCCAGGAGACCCTCAAGGTCGTCCGGGAGGCCCGGTTCTCCGGCGCGTTCACCTTCCAGTACTCCAAGCGTCCCGGAACACCGGCCGCCACCCTGCCTGACCAGGTCGACCAGGCGGAGGTCACCGACCGCTACAACCGCCTCGTCGAGCTGGTCAACGAGATCACCTGGGACGAGAACAAGCGGCTGGTCGGCCGCGAGCTCGAGCTGATGGTCGCCGAGGGCGAGGGCCGCAAGGACGCCGAGACGCGCCGCCTCTCCGGCCGCGCCCCCGACAACCGGCTCGTGCACTTCGAGGCCGACTTCTCCCAGGTCGACGGCGAGCCGCGGCCCGGCGACATGGTCACCGTCGCGGTCACCTACGCCGCCCCGCACCATCTCGTCGCCGACGGGCCGGTGCGCGCGCTGCGGCGTACCCGTTCGGGCGACGCGTGGGAGCGCCGTACCGCCGAGCCGGTGGCGCCCCAGGGTGTCGGCCTCGGCATGCCCTCGATCGGCGCGCCCGCGCCGTTGCCCGACGCCCCGGTCTGCGGCTGA
- a CDS encoding AMP-binding protein yields the protein MTIDHLSWLPWLRPAAYDDRPCVRDERTELTYRAFGDRVDAAARQFAGLGVGRGSVVAVMLPNRVELLVAIMAAWRLGAAGTPVNPTFTAAEAEHQVEDSGAILVVTDDPSARLGSATTLAVDDLGAASPDAPALPPAGTSTGDLALLVYTSGSTGRPKGVMLDHGNVAAMISSMGEAIGIDADDHCLLVLPLFHVNAICVSWLTPMSVGAQLSVLARFHPVEFLEAIERLRPTYFSAVPTIYSHLVALPAEVRPDVSSVRFAICGAAPAPPELFAAVEQRFGFPLVEGYGLSEGTCASTCNPVDGLRKPGTVGPALPGQLVAVMAPDGTLVPAGERGEVVIKGANVMRGYLNRPEATAETLGDGWLHTGDVGILDEDGYLRIVDRIKDMIIRGGENIYPQEVENVLHAAPEVLEAAVVGRPDPVYGEVVVGFVSARPGTTIDVDALLARCREELAKIKVPVALQVLDALPKNPVGKIDKPALRARLSGA from the coding sequence ATGACCATCGACCACCTCAGCTGGCTGCCCTGGCTGCGCCCCGCGGCGTACGACGACCGCCCGTGTGTCCGCGACGAGCGGACCGAGCTCACCTATCGGGCCTTCGGTGACCGGGTGGACGCCGCGGCCCGGCAGTTCGCCGGACTGGGCGTCGGCCGGGGGTCGGTGGTCGCGGTGATGCTGCCCAACCGGGTGGAGCTGCTGGTGGCGATCATGGCGGCCTGGCGGCTGGGCGCGGCGGGGACCCCCGTCAACCCGACCTTCACCGCCGCCGAGGCCGAGCACCAGGTCGAGGACTCCGGCGCGATCCTCGTGGTGACCGACGACCCGAGCGCCCGGCTCGGCTCGGCGACCACCCTCGCCGTCGACGACCTCGGCGCCGCCTCGCCGGACGCGCCCGCCCTGCCGCCGGCCGGCACCTCGACCGGCGACCTGGCGCTGCTCGTCTACACGAGCGGATCGACCGGCCGACCCAAGGGCGTCATGCTCGACCACGGCAATGTCGCCGCGATGATCTCCAGCATGGGCGAGGCCATCGGCATCGACGCCGACGACCACTGCCTGCTGGTGCTGCCGCTGTTCCACGTCAACGCGATCTGCGTCAGCTGGCTCACGCCCATGTCGGTGGGCGCGCAGCTGTCGGTGCTGGCGCGCTTCCACCCGGTGGAGTTCCTGGAGGCGATCGAGCGACTACGCCCGACGTACTTCTCGGCGGTGCCGACGATCTACTCCCACCTGGTCGCGCTGCCCGCGGAGGTCCGGCCCGACGTCAGCTCCGTGCGCTTCGCGATCTGCGGGGCGGCACCCGCGCCGCCGGAGCTGTTCGCGGCGGTGGAGCAGCGGTTCGGGTTCCCGTTGGTCGAGGGCTACGGCCTCTCCGAGGGCACCTGCGCGTCGACCTGCAACCCGGTCGACGGGCTGCGCAAGCCCGGCACGGTGGGTCCGGCACTGCCCGGCCAGCTCGTCGCGGTCATGGCACCTGACGGCACCCTGGTGCCGGCCGGCGAGCGCGGCGAGGTCGTGATCAAGGGCGCGAACGTCATGCGCGGCTACCTCAACCGCCCCGAGGCGACCGCCGAGACCCTGGGCGACGGCTGGCTGCACACCGGCGACGTCGGGATCCTCGACGAGGACGGCTATCTCCGGATCGTGGACCGGATCAAGGACATGATCATCCGGGGCGGGGAGAACATCTATCCCCAGGAGGTCGAGAACGTGCTGCACGCCGCCCCCGAGGTGCTCGAGGCGGCCGTGGTCGGCCGGCCCGACCCGGTGTACGGCGAGGTGGTGGTCGGGTTCGTGTCCGCGCGGCCCGGCACGACCATCGACGTCGACGCCCTGCTCGCGCGCTGTCGCGAGGAGCTCGCGAAGATCAAGGTTCCGGTGGCGCTCCAGGTGCTGGATGCTCTTCCCAAGAACCCCGTCGGCAAGATCGACAAGCCCGCGCTGCGGGCCCGACTGAGCGGAGCCTGA
- a CDS encoding peptidase E, which translates to MPADAPTIVATSGGVVPGTRTKWSVGPLTRYAVDLAGVAGRAPRVCFLATACGDAPAVVRDFYDLAQEAGFHGSHLSLFTMPNVADIREHLLAQDVIWVWGGSVAGLLAMWELHGVGDVMREAWEAGVVLTGVSAGSICWHRGGTTDSFGPDLRPVTNGLGLVPWSNGVHYDSEEQRRPLFQELIAAGTLPTGYATDDGVGLHYRGAELVEALTEEPGKAAYLVERAGGGGAVETRLETRLLRG; encoded by the coding sequence GTGCCGGCCGACGCTCCCACCATCGTCGCGACCTCGGGCGGGGTCGTGCCCGGCACCCGCACGAAGTGGTCCGTCGGCCCGTTGACCCGGTACGCCGTCGACCTGGCCGGCGTCGCTGGCCGCGCGCCGCGCGTGTGCTTCCTGGCCACGGCCTGCGGTGACGCGCCCGCCGTCGTGCGCGACTTCTACGACCTGGCGCAGGAGGCGGGCTTCCACGGCAGTCACCTGTCGCTCTTCACGATGCCCAATGTCGCCGACATCCGTGAGCACCTGCTCGCCCAGGACGTGATCTGGGTCTGGGGCGGCAGCGTCGCCGGCCTGCTCGCGATGTGGGAGCTGCACGGCGTCGGCGACGTGATGCGTGAGGCGTGGGAGGCCGGCGTCGTCCTGACCGGTGTCTCCGCCGGGTCGATCTGCTGGCACCGCGGCGGCACCACCGACTCGTTCGGCCCCGACCTGCGCCCGGTCACCAACGGGCTCGGTCTGGTGCCGTGGTCCAACGGTGTCCATTACGACTCCGAGGAGCAGCGTCGCCCGTTGTTCCAGGAGCTGATCGCGGCCGGCACGCTGCCGACCGGGTACGCCACCGACGACGGCGTCGGCCTGCACTACCGGGGCGCCGAGCTGGTCGAGGCGCTCACGGAGGAGCCCGGCAAGGCGGCGTACCTCGTCGAGCGGGCGGGCGGCGGTGGGGCGGTCGAGACCCGGCTGGAGACCCGGCTCCTACGCGGGTGA
- a CDS encoding DUF3556 domain-containing protein: MGFLKPAPEPMPPAEFLALPLQERIRVLSTNWVTEGFNTPRMLHVVYILKMLGLYFAVGLAITSWTTDHVAFSDPGTWFENVVVYQKLAIWLMLLEVIGLGGAFGPLCGHFAPMLGNIRYWLRPGTIRMAPWGRRVPLTGGDERTFADVVLYVAVLASLVYPLVVHAEAVPFLPAGTGPQELVPPLAFLPILVTMPLMGLRDKVVFLAARSEQYLPIMLFSATLGAIALSDSATAADFVNLVVAFKIIICVVWIGAGVSKIGEHFINVVPPMVSNSPGQLNAVKRLHYRAAPDDVRPSRLAWFMAHVGGTTVEIIIPIVLLVTTNDTIALLGAIAMLVFHVYITSTFPLAVPLEWNVYFGYIAIVLWGGTALGAGFDASTYNIWEFSEPLLLLPIFALLLFGPVLGNLRPDLVSFLPSMRQYAGNWASAVWAMKPGVEQRLNELLLVETQNDQLQRMPGMTYTADEAEMTVQKALAWRSMHSQGRGLFSVLREHLDDLETRDVREGEFMCNILVGWNFGDGHLHDERLIAAVQKRLGFEPGDLVVAYCESQATPWRTSRPQEYRVIDAALGIVERGTWDVRDCVREQPWLPDGPVPLAVTWTAPGYGRQSTLTTGKDPVA, encoded by the coding sequence ATGGGATTCCTCAAGCCCGCGCCGGAGCCGATGCCACCGGCGGAGTTCCTCGCCCTGCCGCTCCAGGAGCGGATCCGGGTGCTCAGCACCAACTGGGTCACCGAGGGGTTCAACACCCCGCGGATGCTGCACGTCGTCTACATCCTCAAGATGCTCGGCCTCTACTTCGCCGTGGGCCTGGCGATCACGTCGTGGACGACCGACCACGTCGCGTTCTCGGACCCGGGCACCTGGTTCGAGAATGTCGTCGTCTACCAGAAGCTCGCCATCTGGCTGATGCTGCTCGAGGTGATCGGCCTCGGCGGCGCGTTCGGCCCGCTGTGCGGCCACTTCGCGCCGATGCTGGGCAACATCCGCTACTGGCTGCGCCCCGGCACGATCCGGATGGCCCCGTGGGGACGCCGTGTCCCCCTCACCGGCGGCGACGAGCGGACCTTCGCCGACGTCGTCCTGTACGTCGCCGTGCTGGCCAGCCTCGTCTACCCGCTGGTCGTGCACGCCGAGGCGGTGCCCTTCCTGCCCGCCGGGACCGGCCCGCAGGAGCTGGTGCCGCCACTGGCATTCCTGCCGATCCTGGTGACGATGCCGCTGATGGGCCTGCGGGACAAGGTGGTCTTCCTCGCCGCACGCTCCGAGCAGTACCTGCCGATCATGCTCTTCTCGGCCACCCTCGGCGCGATCGCGCTGAGCGACAGCGCGACCGCCGCGGACTTCGTCAACCTGGTCGTCGCGTTCAAGATCATCATCTGCGTGGTGTGGATCGGCGCCGGCGTCTCCAAGATCGGCGAGCACTTCATCAACGTGGTGCCGCCGATGGTCTCCAACAGCCCCGGCCAGCTGAACGCCGTCAAGCGCCTCCACTACCGCGCCGCGCCCGACGACGTCCGGCCCTCGCGGCTGGCGTGGTTCATGGCCCACGTCGGCGGTACCACCGTCGAGATCATCATCCCGATCGTGCTGCTGGTGACGACCAACGACACGATCGCGCTGCTCGGCGCGATCGCCATGCTCGTGTTCCACGTCTACATCACCTCGACCTTCCCCCTCGCCGTGCCCCTCGAGTGGAACGTGTACTTCGGCTACATCGCGATCGTGCTGTGGGGCGGCACCGCTCTCGGCGCCGGGTTCGACGCGTCGACGTACAACATCTGGGAGTTCTCCGAGCCGCTGCTGCTCCTGCCAATCTTCGCCCTTCTGCTGTTCGGCCCGGTCCTCGGCAACCTGCGCCCCGACCTGGTGTCCTTCCTCCCCTCCATGCGGCAGTACGCCGGCAACTGGGCCTCGGCGGTCTGGGCGATGAAGCCGGGCGTGGAGCAGCGGCTCAACGAGCTGCTGCTCGTGGAGACCCAGAACGATCAGCTGCAGCGGATGCCGGGGATGACCTACACCGCCGACGAGGCCGAGATGACCGTGCAGAAGGCGCTCGCCTGGCGCTCGATGCACAGCCAGGGCCGCGGCCTGTTCTCGGTGCTTCGCGAGCACCTCGACGATCTCGAGACCCGCGACGTGCGCGAGGGCGAGTTCATGTGCAACATCCTCGTGGGCTGGAACTTCGGCGACGGCCACCTGCACGACGAGCGGTTGATCGCCGCCGTGCAGAAGCGCCTCGGGTTCGAGCCCGGCGACCTCGTCGTGGCCTACTGCGAGTCGCAGGCGACGCCGTGGCGCACCTCCCGGCCGCAGGAGTACCGCGTCATCGACGCAGCCCTCGGCATCGTCGAACGCGGCACCTGGGACGTGCGCGACTGCGTGAGGGAGCAGCCGTGGCTGCCCGACGGGCCGGTGCCGCTGGCCGTCACCTGGACCGCGCCGGGCTACGGACGACAGTCCACGCTCACCACCGGCAAGGATCCTGTGGCGTGA
- a CDS encoding antitoxin has product MGFLDDAKDKLTDAVDKQGDKIGDAVDKAADFASDKTGGKFDDKIELGADKAKDALDSLDGKNDDIN; this is encoded by the coding sequence GTGGGCTTTCTCGATGACGCCAAGGACAAGCTGACCGACGCCGTCGACAAGCAGGGCGACAAGATCGGCGACGCGGTGGACAAGGCCGCCGACTTCGCCTCCGACAAGACCGGCGGCAAGTTCGACGACAAGATCGAGCTCGGTGCCGACAAGGCCAAGGACGCCCTCGACTCGCTCGACGGCAAGAACGACGACATCAACTGA